DNA sequence from the Bremerella cremea genome:
ATCATCAGCACCAGAGGTCGACGTTGCGTTTCTCTTTGTTCGCGACGTCTCGATATTCCCGAAAAAGTGCAGGGCGAACGATGTGACGCAAACTTTGGTCTTCAAGACCAGCATGCCACGCGTTCTGGCCGAAGCGGAATTAAAGCAGCATCAATTCGCGACGTAGGCCGAAGAATGAGTTTGTCGCGGAAACTACAGCCAGCCCTATGTGTTACAATTCGGGGGCAGATACGTAGGAATCTTGTCTGGCCGTCAATCTATCAGGAATTACGGAACTTCCCTCGTTCCCTTTGATGGCGTAGTCGTCCTCATAACGCCCTAAAACCTCTTGTTCGTCATTTCCGAGAGACCACTCCGTGTCGAATAATCACCCCTTGCCTGCCCGGAGTAACCGGCTTCGCTTTTCGCTGTTGCTTCTCTCGCTACTTGCTGCGGTTGTGGTCGGCCCATTGTTTGAGAACGACGGCTTCGGAAAGTATCTTCAACTCAGCTTTTTGACGCTGGTGTTCGTATCGTCCATTTACACAAATTGGAACCGGCGCATCATGTTTTGGGTGGTCGGTGGGGCGGCCATGATCGGCATCGGGCTACACTGGGGCTCGCTATTTTTTCCGAACGGAAGCGTTTCCGTTGCCAAGTATGTCGTGGGCTTTCTTTTTCTAGGTCTAACCGCAGTTATCTTGCTGAAATCTATTTTAGTCGAATACCAGGCCAAGCCGGACGCACTTCTCGGTGCGGCCTGCGTTTACTTGCTGCTTGGTTTTATGTGGGCGTTGGGTTATTCGGCTTTGATGTTCATCGAGGATGCTCCGTTTTATTTTCCCCAGTTCGACCTAGGACGCGACGATCACCCCCACCTCTCGACGTTCCTCTATTTCAGTTTTGTTACG
Encoded proteins:
- a CDS encoding potassium channel family protein yields the protein MSNNHPLPARSNRLRFSLLLLSLLAAVVVGPLFENDGFGKYLQLSFLTLVFVSSIYTNWNRRIMFWVVGGAAMIGIGLHWGSLFFPNGSVSVAKYVVGFLFLGLTAVILLKSILVEYQAKPDALLGAACVYLLLGFMWALGYSALMFIEDAPFYFPQFDLGRDDHPHLSTFLYFSFVTMSTLGYGDIIPTTPLSRTLAWMQSVTGQFYLAVLVAYLVNMLPNSPRAVAQSPKR